The Priestia megaterium genome has a window encoding:
- a CDS encoding PIG-L deacetylase family protein: protein MSNCILVIGAHPDDELLGTAGTLKKFVDEGYKVISVITALGRKEEAHHIQKFGRLANKEIGIEEVVFLEHVNLELEMIPLHELTKEIEQLIKKYKPVKIFTHHYGDLNRDHQITFQAVLTATRPLPYTSPIELITFETVSSSEWGAFSCEKTFKPNFFVDVTATMESKLNALKHYDLEMRSFPHPRSYEGVKYLGRLRGMSIGVPYAEAFEIIRRVWK, encoded by the coding sequence ATGAGCAATTGTATATTAGTAATCGGGGCTCATCCTGATGATGAACTATTAGGAACCGCAGGAACCTTAAAAAAATTTGTAGATGAAGGGTATAAAGTAATTTCGGTAATTACTGCTTTGGGCAGAAAGGAAGAAGCTCATCATATTCAGAAATTTGGTCGACTTGCTAATAAAGAAATTGGTATTGAAGAAGTAGTATTTCTTGAGCATGTCAATTTGGAACTAGAAATGATTCCTCTTCACGAATTAACGAAAGAAATCGAGCAGCTTATCAAAAAATACAAACCGGTCAAGATTTTTACACATCACTATGGAGATCTAAATAGAGATCATCAGATCACTTTTCAGGCGGTATTAACTGCAACTAGACCACTCCCATATACTTCCCCCATAGAATTAATTACATTTGAAACCGTTTCGTCGAGTGAATGGGGTGCTTTCTCTTGTGAAAAGACATTTAAACCAAATTTTTTTGTAGATGTTACGGCCACCATGGAAAGTAAACTTAATGCCCTTAAACATTATGATCTCGAAATGAGATCGTTCCCTCATCCTCGTTCTTATGAAGGTGTTAAGTACTTAGGAAGGCTAAGAGGCATGAGCATTGGCGTACCTTATGCTGAAGCTTTTGAAATTATAAGGAGGGTTTGGAAATGA
- a CDS encoding glycosyltransferase family 4 protein, with translation MNHEIAFPYPYLIDTLDQYYGLKSRSSRKTISKENSKRRSSSRKNSKKKFSILIATFWSFPHVGGLSNYISTLSKGLKSQGHKVDIISPNQFSMSKVKQFREVATPNLKHFFTKRYGSYNDRILNHQRLIYVYEKMLETINLEKYDILHAQDLFTANILGRFNEFYNKPLFYTPHGMFTSNRLKFNIIKKSSVEEAYFTELESKAIEYASHIIVLSDSFREPLIKLGAKNRNITTVITGIDYPVNQREGKEKDSQKLVITCVARLGPRKGHNYLFDALARLKKYTSNVEVLIVGDGQMREKLEKQKKALGLSMVNFLGSRDDVPSLLNKTDIFVLPTINDSLPISIIEAMHSGTAVISTNCGGIPELIKHNKTGIIVEPGDPEQLAHALKFLITNKEVRNKMSTTAKNHAKNHLTVDSMVGKIKHLYTDFWEMN, from the coding sequence ATGAACCATGAAATTGCCTTTCCCTACCCCTATCTAATCGACACGTTAGACCAATATTATGGACTTAAGTCGCGCTCTTCTAGAAAAACCATTTCAAAAGAAAATTCGAAAAGAAGAAGCTCTTCAAGAAAAAATTCGAAAAAGAAATTTTCTATTTTAATTGCTACCTTTTGGAGCTTCCCTCACGTGGGTGGACTGTCGAATTATATCTCTACTTTAAGTAAAGGTTTAAAAAGTCAAGGACATAAAGTAGACATTATTTCTCCTAATCAATTTTCAATGTCAAAAGTAAAGCAATTCCGAGAAGTTGCTACCCCAAATTTAAAACATTTTTTTACCAAACGTTATGGAAGTTACAATGACAGAATTTTAAATCATCAAAGACTTATATATGTATATGAAAAAATGCTCGAAACAATAAATTTAGAAAAATATGATATTCTTCATGCACAAGATTTATTTACAGCAAATATCTTGGGAAGATTTAATGAATTCTATAATAAACCCTTATTTTACACGCCCCATGGAATGTTCACATCTAATAGACTCAAATTTAACATCATTAAAAAGTCGTCTGTAGAAGAAGCATATTTTACGGAGCTTGAAAGTAAAGCAATAGAATATGCAAGTCATATTATTGTTTTAAGCGATTCGTTTCGTGAACCATTAATAAAGCTAGGAGCAAAAAATAGAAACATCACTACAGTTATTACGGGAATTGATTATCCAGTGAACCAAAGGGAAGGAAAAGAAAAGGATTCACAAAAGCTAGTTATTACATGCGTAGCTAGGCTTGGTCCTCGAAAAGGACATAATTATCTGTTTGACGCACTGGCACGTCTAAAAAAATATACTTCCAATGTAGAGGTATTAATCGTCGGTGATGGACAAATGAGAGAGAAATTAGAAAAACAGAAAAAGGCTCTGGGTTTATCAATGGTAAACTTTTTAGGTTCTAGAGACGATGTACCTTCACTCTTAAATAAAACTGACATTTTTGTACTTCCAACAATCAATGATAGCTTACCCATTTCAATAATTGAAGCTATGCATAGTGGTACTGCTGTAATTTCCACAAATTGCGGAGGAATTCCTGAGCTGATAAAGCATAATAAAACAGGTATTATTGTCGAACCTGGGGACCCTGAACAGCTAGCACATGCATTAAAATTTCTCATTACAAATAAAGAAGTGCGAAATAAAATGAGCACAACTGCGAAAAACCATGCTAAAAACCACTTAACTGTAGACAGCATGGTAGGAAAAATAAAACATTTGTACACTGATTTTTGGGAGATGAATTAA
- a CDS encoding carboxylate--amine ligase — MNHEHSAVILDLSANGIGIIRSLTAKGINVYAFDTEKPYKIGKSRLATCSICPSPVTEEKKLLNFLINLSKKIGSKPVLYTGADDYVQFISKNRDELLNYFLFLLPDDNLVEQVLDKNKTYELAVKHNIPCPKTYVIDSKEELEEAILNVEFPCILKPVLGHEFRKKINKKAIVFDTPEQLRNDYCFYRECGQLVIQELIPGDNQCFYKVATLYNENMELLALFSLQKNHQFPAEFGTGAHIVSKRVPELIDICLPFFEEIKLKGIGMAEFKKDPRDGIYKFIEINPRFWLTHSLTGPSGIDFAYTYYLYLTNQNPEPRLNQIDGIKWIYLIRYYLTFLQKKKTSEMTFKDFYLGLQGQKEFALFAWNDPMPFFRSAWSHLVNTWKRKRKE; from the coding sequence ATGAACCATGAACACTCTGCAGTTATTCTTGATTTGAGCGCTAACGGGATTGGCATTATTAGAAGCTTAACAGCAAAAGGTATTAATGTTTACGCTTTTGACACAGAAAAACCATATAAAATAGGAAAATCACGCCTAGCTACTTGCAGTATATGCCCTAGTCCTGTAACTGAGGAAAAGAAACTATTAAACTTCTTAATTAACCTCTCTAAAAAAATTGGTTCAAAACCTGTCTTGTATACAGGAGCAGATGACTACGTACAATTCATTTCCAAAAACCGAGACGAATTGCTAAATTACTTCTTGTTTTTATTACCTGATGATAATTTAGTTGAGCAAGTGCTTGATAAAAACAAAACTTACGAGCTCGCCGTCAAGCATAATATTCCATGTCCAAAAACATATGTAATAGATAGTAAAGAGGAACTTGAAGAGGCTATCTTAAATGTTGAATTCCCATGTATTTTAAAACCTGTTCTCGGCCACGAGTTCAGAAAGAAAATCAACAAAAAAGCAATTGTATTTGATACTCCTGAGCAGTTAAGGAATGATTATTGTTTTTATAGAGAATGCGGACAATTAGTTATTCAAGAACTGATTCCTGGAGACAATCAATGCTTTTATAAAGTAGCTACTCTCTATAATGAAAATATGGAACTACTTGCATTATTCTCCTTACAAAAAAACCATCAGTTTCCTGCCGAATTTGGAACAGGTGCTCATATCGTCAGCAAAAGAGTTCCTGAACTTATCGATATATGTCTCCCATTTTTTGAAGAAATAAAGCTCAAAGGCATAGGCATGGCTGAATTCAAAAAGGATCCAAGAGATGGAATTTATAAATTCATTGAAATAAACCCTCGCTTTTGGCTTACCCATAGTCTCACAGGCCCCTCAGGTATTGACTTTGCCTACACCTATTATTTATACCTCACTAACCAAAACCCAGAGCCTAGATTGAATCAAATAGACGGTATTAAATGGATTTACCTTATAAGGTATTACCTTACTTTCCTTCAAAAGAAAAAAACTTCCGAAATGACATTCAAAGATTTTTATCTGGGGCTGCAAGGTCAAAAAGAGTTTGCTCTATTTGCATGGAATGATCCAATGCCATTTTTCAGAAGCGCATGGTCTCATTTAGTTAATACGTGGAAACGTAAGCGAAAGGAATGA
- a CDS encoding phosphotransferase produces the protein MYDLKALYYKIKDLKIAEKLSYSMGEKITVIPSEIKCLKSTKRSSIYKLLLQRKNGYYPIIFKVYNSTAYKNEVEINIYKKSYPILKEFLPRIYLVETVKNETWVFMEFVNQIRGQLTFSPSHFQYIIPSIAKLHGQTFENRFKKNENVWRDWLPVYTSTKKNRAKSMNQTVDLLHAAMKDDRIGHIIKPYYSSLIKLYNKGPDFFPELTKNGLAITHGDLHMQNICSKNVTGHTPWPIQFIDWESAKYAPVWFDMVVLVELLLGFRKDWQPNAEKIRTQCVGLYVAEMKKHGITFKTNPMILYKMAYLQRTLERGLHTQLRRIADNREGELLSYHLEKISTWGRELGIYE, from the coding sequence ATGTATGATCTTAAGGCGCTCTATTATAAGATTAAAGATTTAAAAATAGCAGAAAAACTTTCTTATTCGATGGGTGAGAAAATTACAGTTATCCCTTCAGAAATTAAGTGTTTAAAATCAACAAAACGAAGTAGTATATATAAATTACTGCTTCAAAGAAAAAATGGTTATTATCCAATTATCTTTAAGGTCTACAATTCGACAGCCTACAAAAATGAAGTAGAGATTAATATTTACAAAAAATCTTACCCCATTTTAAAAGAGTTTTTGCCTCGCATTTATCTTGTAGAAACAGTCAAAAATGAAACCTGGGTCTTTATGGAATTTGTTAATCAAATACGTGGACAATTGACCTTCTCTCCGTCTCACTTTCAATATATTATTCCCAGTATAGCTAAACTTCATGGTCAAACTTTTGAAAATAGGTTTAAAAAGAATGAAAACGTTTGGAGAGATTGGCTACCTGTTTATACTTCTACAAAAAAGAATAGGGCCAAATCTATGAATCAAACAGTTGACCTATTGCATGCAGCAATGAAAGATGATCGTATTGGCCATATTATAAAACCTTATTATTCATCATTAATTAAGCTATACAATAAAGGACCGGATTTCTTTCCTGAATTAACTAAAAATGGATTAGCTATTACGCATGGCGATCTACACATGCAAAATATATGTAGCAAAAATGTTACTGGACATACACCATGGCCTATTCAATTCATTGATTGGGAGTCAGCCAAATACGCTCCAGTATGGTTTGACATGGTTGTATTAGTGGAACTATTGTTAGGCTTCAGAAAAGACTGGCAACCAAATGCAGAGAAAATACGTACTCAGTGTGTGGGTCTATACGTGGCTGAAATGAAAAAACACGGAATTACCTTTAAAACAAACCCTATGATTCTTTATAAAATGGCCTATCTCCAGCGAACCTTGGAAAGAGGCCTTCACACTCAACTGAGAAGGATTGCTGATAATCGTGAAGGTGAGCTCTTAAGTTATCACCTTGAAAAAATTTCAACATGGGGCAGGGAACTAGGAATATACGAATAA